The Shewanella sp. NFH-SH190041 genome has a window encoding:
- a CDS encoding amidohydrolase family protein, which translates to MTRLLCQLFLLLISPVALAHDMIPAPAQQQAILLKNATVHTVIAGTKFDTDVLLINGVIDQVGRNLQHRNAIVHDLSGKQLYPGLIALNTTLGLNEIEMVRATVDKAETGRHNPDLVAATAFNPDSELIPTVRVNGISHAQITPRGKGLTGQSILVNLDSWTIDDAIVATPTALHLVWPDNPKPHRHKTEKKAVASQQQQVDDIIQTFIQARHFNQAGKITATEPQTLRWQAMAGLFDGSAKLFIHADSKQQLEQIIQFAKQFELGPVIVGGYDAWQMAAALKRIKATIIYPHVFSLPRRDDEPIDLPFSIPAKLAAAKLPFALAQPEDWNSRNLPFTGGQSIAYGLSYQAALKALTLTPAQLLGINDMGAIAPGYRASLVVSEGDLFDPLTNRVTALFIDGRQVDLNNRHRQLYQKYLKR; encoded by the coding sequence ATGACCCGATTACTCTGCCAACTCTTTCTATTGCTTATATCCCCGGTGGCCCTGGCACACGACATGATCCCTGCGCCTGCGCAACAACAGGCTATTTTATTGAAAAATGCTACTGTGCACACAGTAATCGCAGGGACGAAATTCGACACCGACGTGTTGCTCATTAACGGAGTAATAGATCAGGTCGGCCGCAATTTGCAGCACCGCAATGCCATCGTCCATGATTTAAGCGGCAAACAGCTCTATCCTGGTTTAATTGCACTGAATACCACATTGGGGCTGAACGAAATTGAAATGGTGCGCGCAACAGTAGATAAAGCAGAAACCGGGCGGCATAATCCAGACCTCGTTGCAGCAACGGCCTTCAATCCAGACTCTGAGCTTATTCCAACCGTGAGAGTTAATGGCATCAGCCATGCGCAAATCACCCCGAGGGGAAAAGGACTGACCGGACAATCCATTTTAGTGAATCTCGATAGCTGGACTATTGATGATGCCATTGTGGCAACACCAACCGCCTTGCATTTAGTCTGGCCCGATAATCCGAAACCTCATCGGCATAAGACGGAGAAAAAGGCGGTTGCGAGTCAACAGCAGCAAGTGGATGACATTATCCAGACCTTTATCCAAGCCAGACATTTCAATCAAGCGGGTAAAATAACAGCCACCGAGCCGCAAACTTTACGCTGGCAAGCGATGGCGGGGTTATTTGATGGCAGCGCTAAACTCTTTATCCACGCCGATAGTAAGCAGCAATTAGAGCAGATTATTCAGTTTGCTAAACAGTTTGAACTCGGCCCGGTGATCGTCGGTGGCTATGACGCTTGGCAAATGGCAGCAGCGCTCAAGCGTATCAAGGCCACAATTATCTATCCCCATGTATTTAGCCTGCCACGACGGGATGATGAACCGATTGATTTGCCCTTTTCTATCCCGGCAAAACTGGCCGCAGCCAAGCTTCCGTTTGCCCTCGCCCAACCAGAAGATTGGAACAGTCGCAATTTGCCTTTTACCGGTGGGCAAAGTATCGCTTATGGCCTGAGTTATCAAGCGGCGCTCAAGGCCCTTACCTTAACCCCGGCGCAATTACTTGGCATCAATGACATGGGAGCCATCGCCCCGGGTTATCGGGCATCTTTAGTAGTCAGTGAAGGAGATTTGTTCGATCCGTTAACCAACAGGGTCACAGCCTTGTTTATCGATGGCCGGCAAGTGGATTTGAATAATCGCCACAGACAGCTTTATCAAAAGTACCTGAAGCGATAG
- a CDS encoding amidohydrolase, with amino-acid sequence MITSHGTKAGITAKRLSHSAHKNIPDTPTKISNFEPVYAGRLTQPNVAFGRQSLPMQQQLHIRNATVWTSSTKGILPNTDVIIEQGKITQIGQQLRTPTGFVQIDAKGQHLTPGFIDEHSHIAINGGVNEGSDAISAEVKIGDVINPDDIAIYRSLAGGVTTAQLLHGSANPIGGQAQLIKLRWGENASGLKFANAPGTIKFALGENVKQSNWGDKYTRRFPQTRMGVEATFRHAFTQAQDYLQRWQTYQTLSPQQQQFQASPKLNYRLQALGEILQNQRDIHIHSYVQSEILMFLKLAQSFNIQVSTFTHVLEGYKVAQELAAHGAGASTFSDWWAYKFEVYDAIPQNTCLMQRHGVLTSINSDDDEMQRRLNQEAAKSMMYCDMSPQDALAMITINPAKQLGIEAQVGSIEIGKQADLVLWDQSPLSVYSKTLSVWVDGRQYFDRKANQQETMALIKERQALIQKILASPQNRRDGETDNRPTEPRWQCDTHYDAWH; translated from the coding sequence ATGATCACAAGTCATGGCACTAAAGCAGGCATTACCGCTAAACGGCTCTCCCACAGTGCCCATAAAAACATCCCTGACACCCCAACCAAAATATCAAACTTTGAACCTGTATATGCTGGACGCCTTACCCAGCCTAACGTGGCCTTTGGCCGCCAGTCTCTACCCATGCAGCAACAACTACATATCCGTAATGCCACCGTCTGGACTAGCAGTACGAAAGGAATTCTGCCCAATACGGATGTCATTATTGAACAAGGAAAAATTACGCAAATAGGCCAGCAACTCAGAACCCCGACCGGCTTTGTACAAATTGATGCCAAGGGGCAACACCTCACCCCAGGTTTCATTGACGAGCATAGCCATATCGCAATCAATGGTGGCGTTAATGAAGGCTCTGATGCCATCAGTGCCGAAGTGAAAATCGGCGATGTGATTAACCCAGATGATATCGCCATTTACCGCTCATTAGCGGGCGGCGTGACCACAGCGCAATTACTGCATGGCAGTGCGAACCCTATCGGGGGACAAGCACAGCTAATCAAACTACGTTGGGGAGAAAACGCCTCCGGGCTCAAATTTGCCAACGCACCGGGGACAATCAAATTTGCCCTAGGTGAAAATGTCAAACAGAGTAATTGGGGAGATAAATACACTCGGCGCTTTCCACAAACCCGAATGGGTGTTGAAGCCACCTTCCGCCATGCCTTTACCCAAGCTCAGGACTATCTTCAGCGCTGGCAAACATACCAAACGCTGTCCCCACAACAGCAACAATTCCAGGCTAGCCCTAAACTGAATTACCGGCTACAGGCACTGGGCGAAATCTTGCAGAACCAGCGCGATATCCATATTCACTCATACGTGCAATCTGAAATTTTGATGTTTTTAAAACTGGCGCAATCATTCAATATCCAAGTCAGTACCTTCACCCATGTACTGGAAGGCTATAAGGTAGCGCAAGAGTTGGCCGCCCATGGGGCTGGCGCATCGACCTTTTCAGATTGGTGGGCTTACAAATTTGAAGTATACGATGCCATTCCACAAAACACCTGCCTCATGCAGCGACATGGCGTGCTCACCAGCATCAACTCTGATGATGACGAAATGCAGCGGCGCCTAAATCAGGAAGCCGCAAAATCCATGATGTATTGTGATATGTCGCCGCAAGATGCATTGGCGATGATCACTATCAATCCGGCCAAGCAACTGGGTATCGAGGCGCAGGTTGGCTCTATCGAAATCGGCAAACAAGCGGACTTAGTGCTGTGGGATCAATCTCCCCTGTCGGTTTATAGCAAAACCCTCTCTGTCTGGGTCGATGGCCGGCAGTATTTTGATCGCAAGGCAAACCAACAAGAAACAATGGCTCTGATAAAAGAACGGCAAGCACTGATCCAAAAAATCCTGGCCAGCCCGCAAAACCGCCGAGATGGAGAAACAGATAACCGACCAACAGAGCCTCGTTGGCAATGTGATACCCATTATGATGCTTGGCATTAA
- the tsaA gene encoding tRNA (N6-threonylcarbamoyladenosine(37)-N6)-methyltransferase TrmO has product MSFSSQIQAVALCRTPYKQKFGIPRQPGLADARGYVELTPEFNHMDAVRGLTQYSHIWLLFCFHENLAQGWKTTVRPPRLGGNEKLGVFATRSTFRPNGIGQSVVRLHGIVKRKGKVCLEISGMDLLDGTPIIDIKPYIPFSDAIADAQGGMAHEAPELIDVQFSPQAVAQIAHFSAREQSPDLESLIRTVLAQDPRPAYKKAKQDPKLYQVALYDLDIFWRIDDGKAQVIELKKVN; this is encoded by the coding sequence ATGAGTTTTTCCAGCCAAATCCAAGCAGTCGCGCTCTGCCGCACTCCTTATAAACAGAAATTCGGTATTCCAAGACAGCCCGGACTGGCCGATGCCAGGGGTTATGTTGAGCTAACCCCAGAATTTAACCATATGGATGCCGTGCGTGGCCTGACACAATATAGCCATATTTGGCTATTGTTCTGTTTCCATGAAAATCTGGCCCAGGGCTGGAAAACCACTGTGCGTCCACCTCGGCTAGGCGGGAATGAAAAACTGGGCGTATTTGCCACACGCTCCACATTCCGTCCCAACGGGATTGGACAAAGCGTGGTAAGGCTTCATGGCATTGTGAAGCGCAAAGGCAAAGTCTGTCTGGAAATTTCAGGTATGGATCTGCTTGATGGCACGCCAATTATTGATATCAAACCCTATATTCCATTTTCAGATGCTATCGCAGATGCCCAAGGCGGCATGGCCCACGAAGCCCCTGAGCTAATTGATGTACAATTTAGCCCTCAAGCTGTGGCACAAATCGCTCACTTTAGTGCCAGAGAGCAAAGCCCCGATCTGGAATCATTGATCCGTACCGTACTGGCGCAAGACCCACGCCCCGCGTATAAAAAAGCCAAGCAAGATCCCAAGCTCTATCAGGTTGCCCTGTATGATCTGGATATTTTCTGGCGTATTGATGACGGTAAAGCTCAGGTTATTGAACTTAAAAAAGTGAACTAA
- a CDS encoding proline--tRNA ligase: MRVSKYLLSTQKETPANAEVVSHQLMLRAGMIRRNASGLYSYLPTGLRVLRKVEAIVREEMNKAGACEILMPMVQPGDLWVETGRWDKFGPELLRFTDRNNRDFVLGPTHEEVITDLVRKEVSSYKQLPLNLYQIQTKFRDEVRPRFGVMRSREFLMKDAYSFHLDQETLNETYHAMYDAYCNIMNRMGLAFRPVLADTGSIGGSLSHEFHVLAGSGEDLIAYSTGSDYAANIEKAEAPLPTETRQAATEEIRKVDTPNAKTIAELVEQFGLDIKKTAKTLIVRGATEEAPLVALVVRGDHELNEVKADKLELVAAPLEFASEDEIRAVLGAGTGSLGPVGLNIPVFIDHSVAVMSDFVVGANEDDKHLFGVNWERDLPLAQAADIRNVVEGETTPDGKGTYAFARGIEVGHIFQLGTAYSKAMNATVLDENGKAQTLIMGCYGVGVSRIVAAAIEQNHDDRGIIWPAAIAPFQVGILPMNMHKSHRVTEIAEKLYADLTAAGVEVLFDDRKERPGVMFADMELIGLPHTIVIGDRNIDAGVFEYKNRRTGEKQEVPFDQIVDFIKANIQA, from the coding sequence ATGCGAGTCAGCAAATACCTGCTATCAACACAGAAAGAAACCCCTGCCAACGCAGAAGTTGTCAGCCACCAGCTTATGCTGCGTGCCGGCATGATCCGCCGCAACGCTTCAGGCCTATACAGCTACCTGCCGACAGGTCTGCGGGTACTGCGCAAAGTAGAAGCCATTGTGCGCGAAGAAATGAACAAAGCCGGTGCCTGCGAAATCCTGATGCCAATGGTACAGCCAGGTGATCTGTGGGTAGAAACCGGCCGTTGGGACAAATTTGGCCCTGAACTGCTGCGTTTTACCGATCGCAACAACCGTGATTTCGTACTGGGTCCAACCCACGAAGAAGTGATTACTGATTTGGTTCGTAAAGAAGTTAGCTCTTACAAGCAGCTGCCACTGAACCTGTATCAAATTCAGACCAAATTCCGTGATGAAGTTCGTCCTCGCTTCGGTGTGATGCGCTCTCGCGAATTCCTGATGAAAGATGCTTACTCTTTCCATCTGGATCAGGAAACCCTGAACGAAACTTATCACGCCATGTACGATGCTTACTGCAACATCATGAACCGTATGGGTCTGGCTTTCCGCCCTGTACTGGCCGACACTGGCTCTATCGGTGGCTCTCTGTCACACGAGTTCCACGTACTGGCTGGCAGCGGCGAAGATTTAATTGCTTATTCTACTGGCAGTGATTACGCCGCCAACATTGAAAAAGCCGAAGCGCCACTACCGACTGAAACCCGTCAGGCAGCAACAGAAGAAATACGTAAAGTTGATACGCCAAATGCTAAAACCATCGCTGAATTGGTTGAGCAATTTGGTCTGGATATCAAGAAAACTGCCAAAACTCTGATTGTTCGTGGTGCCACTGAAGAAGCTCCACTGGTTGCCTTGGTTGTCCGTGGCGATCACGAGCTGAACGAAGTCAAAGCTGATAAGCTGGAACTGGTTGCCGCACCACTGGAATTTGCTTCTGAAGACGAAATCCGCGCTGTACTGGGTGCAGGTACTGGCTCTCTGGGCCCTGTTGGTCTGAATATTCCAGTATTTATCGATCACAGCGTTGCCGTAATGAGTGATTTTGTGGTTGGTGCCAATGAAGATGATAAGCACCTGTTTGGCGTAAACTGGGAGCGTGATCTGCCACTGGCTCAAGCCGCTGATATTCGTAACGTAGTGGAAGGTGAAACCACACCTGATGGCAAAGGCACCTATGCTTTTGCTCGCGGGATTGAAGTGGGTCATATCTTCCAGTTAGGCACAGCTTATTCCAAAGCCATGAATGCCACTGTTCTGGATGAAAACGGCAAAGCACAAACTCTGATCATGGGCTGTTATGGTGTGGGTGTTAGCCGTATCGTAGCCGCTGCAATTGAGCAAAACCACGATGACCGCGGTATTATCTGGCCAGCCGCTATTGCGCCATTCCAAGTGGGTATTCTGCCAATGAATATGCACAAGTCTCACCGCGTCACTGAAATTGCAGAGAAGCTGTATGCCGATCTGACCGCCGCCGGTGTAGAAGTGCTGTTTGATGATCGTAAAGAGCGTCCAGGCGTGATGTTTGCTGATATGGAACTGATTGGTCTGCCACACACTATCGTTATCGGTGACCGTAATATCGATGCTGGCGTATTTGAATACAAAAACCGCCGCACCGGTGAAAAGCAGGAAGTGCCTTTCGATCAGATTGTTGACTTTATCAAAGCCAATATTCAAGCCTAA
- a CDS encoding H-NS family nucleoid-associated regulatory protein: MSEFLEVLTHARRFKAAVKELSLEELRDLAAKLEKIIEEREAVVEEEEAVMAERIAKIEEIRKQMAEVGLSLDDLGVAGAAKAAPKKRAPRPAKYQIEVNGETVTWTGQGRMPKVFKHELDQGRSMDDFLI, encoded by the coding sequence ATGAGCGAATTCCTCGAAGTATTGACTCACGCCCGTCGTTTTAAAGCGGCTGTAAAAGAACTGTCTCTGGAAGAACTGCGTGATTTAGCAGCGAAGCTGGAAAAAATCATTGAAGAGCGTGAAGCTGTAGTTGAAGAAGAAGAGGCTGTTATGGCCGAGCGTATTGCTAAAATCGAAGAAATTCGTAAGCAAATGGCTGAAGTAGGTTTATCACTGGATGATTTAGGTGTTGCTGGTGCTGCAAAAGCAGCTCCTAAAAAGCGCGCTCCTCGTCCAGCTAAATATCAAATTGAAGTTAATGGTGAAACTGTTACTTGGACTGGTCAAGGCCGTATGCCAAAAGTATTCAAGCATGAATTGGATCAAGGCCGTTCAATGGACGATTTCCTGATCTAA
- the rcsF gene encoding Rcs stress response system protein RcsF, translating to MLLSSMLSGCASHYSVNTNLNLDNVADYFKAGQVLLVQKNQDPPRPFNPLGLVDGESCQVYADNPPASLSDARTRLRLAAANKGGNAVILNNCVTYQDPEGGCLTRAVCIGQAIVMQAN from the coding sequence ATGTTGCTTAGCAGCATGTTATCCGGCTGCGCCAGTCACTACAGTGTCAATACCAATCTTAACCTTGACAATGTGGCCGATTACTTTAAAGCAGGCCAAGTACTGCTAGTACAAAAAAATCAGGACCCACCACGACCTTTTAATCCACTGGGGTTGGTTGATGGCGAATCTTGCCAAGTCTATGCAGATAATCCACCAGCCTCACTGAGTGACGCCCGAACCCGTTTACGACTCGCTGCCGCCAACAAAGGCGGTAATGCTGTTATCTTAAATAACTGCGTGACTTATCAAGATCCTGAGGGTGGCTGTCTGACCCGTGCCGTCTGCATTGGCCAAGCCATCGTCATGCAAGCTAATTAA
- a CDS encoding amidohydrolase family protein, whose translation MGSMALIRQTIADVRWYQSNKNKKNFNLVSEKPVMDQALTNLINPNQHYLFATDNLNDQLRAGHLLNELQLSGALLGNGREYARISELKKLQHPVIIPLNYPKAPNVSDSANENALSLAKMRHWERAPGNAASLSAAGIPFALTLHDIDAKQFIPRLRQAISHGLAKDTALAALTTEAAKIAGISDIAGQLKPGMMADFIVVKGDIFTNGQIHQVWLQGNQHELIPSVITNKTGITNLCFLTGKLCFSVWKPINSVAKSARHSHSTIPTLKRRSHQGLLRSHSKLLVAINSVSVPH comes from the coding sequence ATGGGCAGTATGGCATTAATCAGACAAACGATTGCAGATGTCCGTTGGTATCAAAGCAATAAAAATAAAAAAAACTTTAACTTAGTGTCAGAAAAACCTGTGATGGATCAAGCGCTGACTAACTTAATCAATCCCAATCAGCACTATTTATTCGCCACAGATAATCTTAATGATCAATTAAGGGCAGGACATTTACTAAATGAATTGCAATTATCGGGAGCACTCTTAGGTAACGGTAGAGAATATGCCAGAATATCTGAACTAAAAAAATTGCAACATCCTGTTATTATTCCTTTAAATTACCCTAAAGCACCCAATGTCAGTGATTCAGCCAATGAAAATGCCCTTTCTTTGGCCAAAATGAGACATTGGGAGCGCGCGCCAGGCAACGCTGCCAGTCTATCTGCTGCAGGGATACCTTTTGCATTAACACTGCATGATATTGACGCAAAGCAATTTATTCCCCGGTTACGCCAGGCCATTTCCCATGGTTTAGCCAAAGATACGGCCCTAGCGGCACTCACGACAGAAGCGGCAAAAATTGCTGGCATTAGTGATATAGCAGGCCAACTTAAACCCGGCATGATGGCAGATTTTATCGTGGTAAAAGGCGATATTTTTACCAATGGTCAAATTCACCAAGTATGGCTTCAAGGTAATCAACACGAACTGATCCCGTCTGTCATCACCAATAAAACCGGCATTACCAACTTATGCTTCCTAACGGGAAAGCTGTGTTTCTCCGTTTGGAAACCAATAAACAGCGTAGCGAAATCAGCTCGACACTCACATTCCACAATACCGACACTCAAACGCCGCAGTCACCAAGGCCTATTAAGGTCACATAGCAAACTGTTAGTGGCGATAAATTCAGTTTCAGTGCCCCATTAG
- a CDS encoding DksA/TraR family C4-type zinc finger protein: MASGWAKDGAVQEQIDSDIDDAVLQARSRLPQGESLSHCLECDEPIPVARQLAIGGVKLCVACQQEADQHQMRHALMNRRGSKDSQLR; this comes from the coding sequence ATGGCATCAGGTTGGGCAAAAGATGGTGCGGTACAAGAGCAGATAGATTCAGATATTGATGATGCCGTACTGCAGGCTCGTTCAAGATTGCCTCAGGGGGAGAGTTTAAGCCATTGCCTAGAATGCGATGAGCCTATTCCGGTGGCTAGACAGCTAGCCATTGGTGGAGTCAAACTCTGTGTTGCTTGTCAGCAGGAGGCGGATCAACATCAAATGCGCCACGCGCTGATGAATCGGCGCGGCAGCAAAGACAGCCAATTGCGCTAA
- a CDS encoding electron transfer flavoprotein subunit alpha/FixB family protein: MTVLIIAEHDNQQLKPDTAKVITAAKQLGDDIHILVAGNDCQSVATEAATLDGVTRVLLADNPAYGAQLAENMAKLIVDISTDYTHILAGAGSQGKDILPRVAALLDVAQLSDVVAIDDFDTFVRPIYAGNALAKVKSLDAIKVITVRSSVFDAVGRTGQAEIVSLETVYPAKTELVSQTLTVSERPELGSAAIVVSGGRGMGSGENFALLETLADKLGAAVGASRAAVDAGFVPNDLQVGQTGKIVAPDLYIAVGISGAIQHLAGMKDAKVIVAINKDPDAPIFQVADYGLTIDLFDAVPALTGLIKSVN, encoded by the coding sequence ATGACAGTATTAATCATTGCGGAGCACGATAACCAGCAACTGAAACCTGATACCGCCAAGGTTATCACTGCAGCTAAACAACTTGGGGATGATATTCATATTCTAGTGGCTGGTAATGACTGCCAGTCAGTAGCAACTGAGGCTGCAACCCTTGATGGTGTAACTCGGGTGCTATTAGCGGATAACCCGGCATATGGCGCACAACTGGCTGAAAATATGGCCAAACTGATAGTGGATATCAGCACTGATTACACTCATATCTTGGCTGGCGCGGGTAGTCAGGGCAAAGATATTCTTCCTCGCGTCGCAGCGTTATTGGATGTCGCGCAGCTTTCAGATGTTGTCGCCATTGATGATTTTGACACCTTTGTCCGACCTATTTATGCCGGAAATGCACTGGCAAAAGTGAAAAGCTTAGATGCTATTAAAGTCATTACGGTGCGCAGTAGTGTCTTTGATGCGGTAGGTCGCACAGGGCAAGCCGAAATTGTATCGTTAGAAACCGTTTATCCTGCTAAAACCGAATTAGTTTCCCAAACTTTGACGGTATCTGAACGGCCTGAGTTAGGCAGTGCCGCTATTGTGGTATCCGGTGGCCGCGGAATGGGTAGTGGGGAAAATTTTGCACTACTTGAAACCTTGGCAGATAAATTAGGGGCTGCGGTTGGGGCGTCTCGGGCTGCTGTCGATGCTGGATTTGTGCCTAATGATCTGCAGGTTGGGCAGACGGGAAAAATTGTTGCGCCCGATCTTTATATCGCCGTGGGTATTTCAGGTGCTATTCAACATTTAGCTGGCATGAAAGATGCAAAAGTGATTGTTGCAATTAATAAAGATCCCGATGCACCAATCTTTCAGGTTGCTGATTATGGTCTGACCATTGACCTATTTGATGCAGTGCCTGCCCTGACTGGCTTGATAAAATCTGTGAACTAG
- a CDS encoding electron transfer flavoprotein subunit beta/FixA family protein — MKILVPVKRVVDANVKVRAKSDHSDVDTANLKMALNPFCEIAVEEAVRLKEAGIASEVVVVTVGDKAAQEQLRTALALGADRAILVEAAANLVPLSIAKLIKAVWDSEQAGLVILGKQSIDGDNNQTGQMLAALMDAPQATFASNLLVYGDTLTAQREIDGGLQTLKMPLPAVVTADLRLNEPRYAKLPDIMKSKRKPLTVVSPDELGVTLKSHIEILTVTPPAERQAGIMLDSVAALVDKLEHEAKVI, encoded by the coding sequence ATGAAAATATTGGTGCCGGTGAAACGAGTTGTTGATGCCAATGTCAAAGTTCGAGCTAAATCCGATCATTCTGATGTGGATACTGCGAATTTAAAAATGGCATTGAACCCTTTTTGTGAAATAGCAGTAGAGGAAGCGGTTCGACTGAAAGAGGCGGGGATTGCTTCTGAAGTAGTGGTTGTGACTGTGGGCGATAAAGCGGCTCAAGAGCAATTACGTACAGCATTGGCTCTTGGTGCTGACCGAGCAATTCTGGTCGAGGCCGCTGCTAATTTAGTGCCTTTATCTATCGCGAAATTAATCAAAGCAGTTTGGGATAGCGAACAGGCTGGGTTAGTCATTCTTGGCAAACAATCAATCGATGGTGATAACAATCAGACCGGACAGATGTTGGCGGCACTGATGGATGCACCCCAAGCGACGTTTGCATCCAATCTCTTAGTTTATGGTGATACCTTAACTGCCCAACGGGAAATTGATGGTGGGTTGCAGACCCTTAAGATGCCTCTGCCTGCGGTTGTGACAGCTGATCTTCGCTTGAATGAGCCCCGTTATGCCAAACTGCCCGATATCATGAAATCCAAACGCAAACCGTTAACTGTGGTTAGCCCGGATGAACTGGGTGTCACCTTGAAGTCCCATATTGAAATATTGACAGTGACGCCTCCGGCAGAACGGCAGGCCGGGATTATGTTGGATTCTGTTGCTGCATTGGTGGATAAACTTGAGCACGAAGCAAAGGTGATTTAA
- a CDS encoding acyltransferase: MSPDYRTQHKKRLSWMPWLYFSLKEKHLTWALPWQEAIQAEFSQLETVSFGQRCFIAPETELFAEPGRDIHIGDQCMIAAGCFLHGPITLGNEVAINHNCSLDGGSKGIVIGDQSRIANNVTIYAFNHGMAPNHPIYKQKSQSKGVIIGKDVWIGAQAGIVDGVKVGDHAVIGMGAIVTKDVPDWAIVAGNPAKIIGDRRQKPELALFQAG; encoded by the coding sequence ATGTCACCGGATTACCGAACACAGCATAAAAAACGTCTCTCTTGGATGCCCTGGTTATATTTTTCCCTAAAAGAAAAACACTTAACGTGGGCTCTACCCTGGCAGGAAGCTATTCAGGCAGAGTTTAGTCAATTAGAAACGGTTTCATTTGGCCAGCGTTGTTTTATTGCCCCGGAAACGGAATTGTTTGCTGAGCCGGGGCGGGATATTCATATCGGTGATCAGTGCATGATTGCTGCAGGTTGTTTTCTGCATGGCCCCATTACATTGGGTAATGAAGTGGCTATCAATCACAATTGTTCTTTAGATGGCGGCAGCAAAGGCATTGTTATCGGCGATCAAAGCCGAATTGCCAATAATGTCACTATCTATGCCTTTAACCATGGTATGGCGCCTAACCACCCTATTTATAAACAAAAATCACAGTCAAAAGGGGTGATTATTGGTAAGGATGTTTGGATTGGAGCACAGGCAGGGATTGTTGATGGTGTCAAAGTGGGCGATCACGCCGTGATTGGCATGGGCGCTATCGTCACCAAAGATGTTCCTGATTGGGCCATAGTAGCGGGCAACCCGGCCAAAATTATTGGTGATCGACGCCAAAAACCTGAACTTGCCCTATTTCAGGCAGGATAA